GCTTTTACATACTTGTGTAACGGCGGTGCCTGGCACCACCACCACGCTCTACTGATACAGTGCCTTTAGTTTCAGCGTCTGGTATTCTTTCAATAGTTCCTCTACGCTCAGTTCGTGCAGATGGCCGTTCTCTGATTTATAGTAGCCTGCATCAATCAGCTTGCTGATCAAGACTTGCTTTTTCTGTTCCATACTGATGATACCCTCCTTTATAGATACGCAATTATTATCATGCCCGCTGGAATGAAAACAGAAACAAGAACGGCTGTGGTTGTCATGCCTACGCTTCCCATTACACCTTCTTCTTCTCCCCATTGAAACGACCGGTTGGCTCCGAGCGCCTGTGCGGAAACACCCATTGCCAGTCCCCGTGCCGTTTTACTTTTAATGTTGCATCGGTCCAGCACGCGGGGGCCGACGATCAGCGAAAATAAGGCTGAGAACAATACAAAAAGAATAGTTAAGGATGCTGTTCCTCCAAGAGAATTCGAGACAGACAAAGCTACAGGCAAGGTTGCCGCTTTTGGAAGCAAGGATGCGACCACGTTTCCTTTAAATCCGAGCAGGACAGCAAACGCACATGCAGAGACAACTCCTGCCAGCCCGCCGCTGACAATTCCTACCGTAATTTTCTTTATATTTTTCTTAATAAGCGGATATTGTTTATAAACAGGAATAGCAAGCGATACAATCGCCGTCTGAAGAAGAATGGAAAAGATGCAGCTTCCTTTTTCATACGTTTTTACATCCATATGAAGAAAAGGCAGCAGAAGAAACAGCAGCAGCGTAACCGTATATAACGGATTCAGCCAGACGTTATGATTGGACTTGCGATAGACCTTCAACCCGAACAAATACGCAAGGCTCGTTGTGACAATACTCATCATGGCATTCCCAAACATCATGCTCATCGATTTCTCCTCCTCTTTCGCTTTTCGTAGTATTCAACAGAAAATCCTGTACCCAGTAAAATACATAAACTGCTCAATGAAAGAACGAGCAGCACCTTCCATATCTGAACATGAACGGTTCCCCAGTTCAGCAGGAGTCCCACCACAGGCGGAATAAACAAAAGCGTCATGTGCCGGAGATGATAGTTTGCCGCTCCTTCCACCCATTCCAGCTTCACGATTCCCATCAACAGGCCAAGCAACAGCAAAAACATTCCAATGATACTTCCGGACAGCGGCAAATGAAAAAATGATGCAGCTGCGTTTCCGGCTCCTAAGGCCATAAGGATGATCCCAAACTGCCATAGCAATGTTTTCAAAATGATCTCCCCCCTCTGTTACCCGGAACGGTTAAGGCTATTATAAAAAAGAAAAATACAGAAATCTCCCATTCTGTCAGATTACCTTACGCACTTTTTTCGAAGAGCAAAAACTCATGTGAGAAAATCTGACATACTTCTTTTCAATAAGGTAAGAAAACATTATAGTAATGGAAAGAACTTCGTGCCACCACTGATAAAGGAGTGATGTGGGTGTCTAATGAGAGTTCATCATATAAAGAGAAAAAAGTGATTTCCATCGGCACGGTTAAAGACTTAACGGGGTTATCGGTCAGGCAGATCCGGTATTATGAAGAGCGGAATTTAATCTTTCCTGCCCGTACGGAAAAAGGCACACGCAAGTATTCCTTTTCAGATGTGGAGATGCTGATGAGCATAGCAGACAAGAGAGAAGACGGGGTTCAGACACATGAAATCAGGAAGGAGCTGAAAAAGGCAGAGGAACGAACGAGAAAAGAACAGTTGCGGGATACGATGATCAGGGGGCAGTTGAACGCGCATTTTAATATGATAAAAAGATAGAAAAGAAGCCAGTTTCTGCAGGTTATGCCTGAAAGAGCTGGTTTTTATTTTGGACAGCGTTTATTCCGCTGATTTTCAGGGAAATTTTACTATATCTACACTTTACCAAAATTAAGGAGGTGCCTTCAGTGGCGGCAGATCAAAGCAATGGTAAATTTAAACGAAGACTAAGCACATTGGACTTAACGTTTCTCGGACTCGGTTCCATTATCGGATCAGGATGGCTGTATGCAGCGGCCACCGGTGCTCAATACGCAGGACCCTATGCCTGGATTTCCTGGCTCATCGGGGCTGTCATCATCATGTTCATCGGACTTGTTTATGCAGAACTTGGCGCGGCTATCCCCGTTGCAGGCGGCTTTGTCCGCTATCCGGATTTCACTCACGGATCCATCGTCGGTTTTCTGATCGGATTCATCTCCATGCTGGCCTATTCAGCGGTCATCAGTATTGAATCGCAAGCGGTCAGGGGGTACCTGGAATACTGGTTTGACGCCCTCGGCCATAAAGACGGAACGCCTACTTTCGCAGGTTTTGCCGTTCAGATTGGTCTCATTCTTCTGTTCTTTTTCCTTAATTACTGGAGCGTCGCATTATTCGGCAAGATCAATACGTTTCTTACTGTCTTTAAATTCGTCGTTCCTTCCATCATTATCATCGTTCTGTTCATGCACTTTGATGCCTCAAACTTCGCTGTGAGCGGTGCACAGCCTGGCGGAGCTAAAGGGATATTCGCTGCCGTTACAGGAGCCGGTATCGTGTTTGCTTTTAACGGTTTTCGCCAGCCGATCGAATTTGCCGGTGAAGCGAAGCGTCCGGAGAAAAGCATTCCGTTTGCCATCATCTACGCCGTACTGATCGGCCTTCTTGTTTACATGCTGCTGCAGATTGCTTACATAGGAGCCGTACCGTCAAATATGCTGGATAAGGGCTGGAGCGGCCTTCACTTCGACTCTCCATGGGCTGACTTGGCTTCTGCACTCGGGATCGTATGGCTTGCCAACCTGGTGCTCGTCGATGCGGTCATTTCGCCTTCCGCTACCGGGAATATCTATTTCTCAGCAACAGCCCGCTCTCTCTTCGCCTGGGCAAAGAATGGTTATTTCTTTAAAATCTTTCAGAAGATTGATAAAAAAAGCGGGTTGCCGCGTGCGGCCCTTTGGCTCACACTTGCGCTGGCCATCATCTGGATGCTTCCCTACCGTTTCCAGGCATGGGCAGACTTGGTCGATGCCAGCACCTCGCTGAAAGCGCTAACCTTTGTCGTCGGGCCAGTATCCTTAATGTCCCTTCGCCATAAAGTGCCGGAACTCAAGCGTCCATTCTTGCTCAAAGCGGCCAACATCGTCACTCCGCTCGCTTTTGTCGGGGCAACACTGGTGATCTATTGGAGCAAATGGAAGGTTGTCTCGTTCATCATTCCGATCATTATTTTATCACTTATTCTATATTTCATTTTTGCGTACCGTGAAGCATCATATTCAAAAGAAAGGGTCAGGCTTCATTTGAAATCCGGATGCTGGCTCATCATCTATTATTTATTCCTGCTTGCCATGTCATTTGTCGGCAGCTATGGTCCGGGAACGAGAGCAGACCATCTCATCCACGCACCTTGGGACACGTTGGTGACCGGCGTACTTTCACTCATATTCTATTATTGGGGCGTTCATTCAGCCCTCGACGACCCAGAGATCAAAATGGATGATGTGGAGAGCACCCATTGATCGTTAACCCCTGTCAGTTAAGCGGCAGGGGTTTTTAAATTACGAGACTGTTATTCTATGATTCAAGCAAAAGAGTGCGGGGAACAGTAAGTAAGTGATTTAATTCCTTGACAGTTTTCCAGAATTGCAGCGAAAGTTATAATAACGGGTTCTTATCCGTACTCGATTTCAAGCAGATAAGGAGAGATGAAGTTGGACAAACTCATGCAGGATCCCAATCAATTCGTATCAGACATCGTTGACGGACTCGTACGCTCCCACCCCGATCAATACGAAAAAGTGGAAAGCGTAAATGTGATTAAAAGAAAAGGCGGTACACCTTCAGGACACGTTGGTCTCGTTTCCGGAGGAGGAAGCGGACACGAACCTGCCCATGCAGGCTATGTCGGTGATGGCATGCTTAGTGCGGCAGTATGCGGAGAAATCTTCACCTCCCCAACGCCAGACATGGTGCTCGAAGGAATCAAGGCGGCAGACGGTGGTTCTGGTGTCCTTCTCATTGTAAAAAACTATTCAGGTGATGTGATGAACTTTGATATGGCTAGGGAATTGGCAGAACTCGAAGGCATCCAGACAGAAACGGTAATCGTCAACGACGACATCGCCATAAAGAACCATGATGACCGGCGCGGTGTTGCAGGTACGGTGTTCGTTCATAAAATTGCCGGTGCCGCAGCCGCTGCAGGAAAACCATTAAAAGAGGTAAAAGAGATCGCCGAAAAGGCGATTCGCCAAGTGCGGTCCATCGGAATGGCCCTCTCCCCTTGCTATATGCCGGAAAGCGGAAAACCGGGGTTTGAACTGCACGAAGATGAAATGGAGATCGGCATTGGTATCCATGGAGAGAAAGGCATCGAGCGGAAACCCATTTCTTCGATAAAAGAGATTGTCGCTCAGCTGCTGGATAAGCTGACTTCAGAGGTAACAGACAAACGAATCGCTGTCATGGTGAACGGAATGGGCGGCACCCCTGTGTCCGAGCTTTATCTAACCTATAAATATGTGAGTGAACAATTGGAACAGCAAGAGTATAAAATTGAACGCAGCTATACAGGAAATTATATGACAGCTCTAGAGATGCACGGATTTTCCATTACACTGCTTGCCGTAGATGATGAATTACTGGGGTACTTGGATGCCCCGTCCAATACAATCGGATTTCCAGTGAGAGGTGAATAAAATGAAATTAACTGCAGAAGGATTGCAAAAAGCGCTGCTTCAAACCGCAGATCAGATCGAACAGCAAAAAGACGAACTCACAGACCTGGACCGCGAAATTGGGGACGGCGACCACGGCATCAACATGTCACGCGGGTTTCAGGCGGTAAAAAAAGAACTGCAGAACAAGGAGTCTTTTGAAGACCTCGGTGAGCTTTCCAAGCTTGTCGGGATGACCCTGATCAAAACGGTCGGCGGCGCATCCGGCCCCCTCTTCGGCACCGTTTTTGTAAAATTCGCAGCCAAGTGGAACGGCAAAGATGCTGTGGAAGGCGATGAGTTGTACAACGGATTTAAGGAAGCCGTTGACGGCATTGCCGCCCGCGGAAAATCTCAAGCCGGCCAAAAGACGATGCTGGACGTATGGGTGCCGTTTACCGAAGCTCTTAAGAGTGATGAACCCCTTGAGACAGTGATTGAAAAAGCATTGGGGGATACGAAGGAATTGAAGGCAACAAAAGGACGAGCTTCCTACTTCGGCGACGCCTCCAAGGGTGTTCAGGATCCCGGTGCCCTGTCTAGTTCCTTTCTGCTTCGCCAGTTCGCGGAGGTGCTGAATGGTTAACCTGATTCTCGTATCTCACAGTGAAAAACTAGCGGACGGTCTTAAAGAACTGCTCGCCGAAATGGCGGCGGATGTGGAAATTCACAATGCTGCAGGCTTAGAAGGCGGAAAAATCGGTACAGACGTCTCCCGGATTGAAGAAGCTTTTTCTTCAGTAACCGACGACGCCATCATCTTAACCGACATCGGCTCAGCGACCATGAACGCCGAGATGGCCCTGGAGCTCTATACCGGTGACCGAACCATTCAATTTGTGGACGTTCCCCTTGTGGAAGGCGCGTTTTTGGCCGCTGTCCAGAGCGGTCAGGGCCAGTCGGTGGAGGAGATTGTGAAGGCGCTGGAAGGTGAGTTTTCTAAGTAAAATTAAAACGGAAGCCCTGGATGTTTTTATCCTGGGCTTTTTATATAGAGCTAGTATTTTTATCCTTAAAATCGTTAGGACGATAAGATTAGGAAATTTTGTGGTCCCTCTATTTATTGCAGCATCTAAATTAATAATATTTATACGTCCTGTAAACCTATAACAATCCACTCATCAACAACATCCCAAAAATTCAAATTATATTCTGGCTGATCATTTGTAAACCATAATGTAGCTTTATCATCAGAGTTATCTTGCATGTTAATCGCAACATAGCCTCCCATCCCATTTTCAAAGAAACCGAATGTAGAATTGAGATTAATTGCAAGAGGTTCCTCTAAATCTTCTATGATTCCCCATTCAAAGTTTTCAAAGCAAGAAATATTTTGTAATCGAACAAGTCCCATTGCTCTACTAGGAAAGTAGAAAAAGCCGTTATGTAACTTTTCATAAAAATCTTTAACTGAAACTGGAATGTGAGAATAATGTTTTTGTAATTCAGAGTTTTTTGAGATACTCTCCGGAGCTCCGCCTTCATAATAAAGAATTTCATTATTTTCACTTTGTACACTATATAAAATAGCATAGGAATCATTATCTAATACCAAATCAACATCTACCAATCTTTCAGTTAAATAAGAAATGGTATTTTTTAATTCCATACCACAAATGCTTTCCCATAGGTTCATTAATCTACTTTTTCTGGAATCATTACTTGTATCTTTAAAAATATCCAGCCACTCATTTGGTAAATCATTCTTATTAAGAGCCTCTATTTCCTCGTTGGAGACTAACTTTATATTTTTCCGATATTCTTTTAAAAAAGTAATTTTGTCCATAAAAATCACTCCTTGTAAAATTCATTTATCATTTGTTGTATTCTGGGAACTAATTCCTTTTCCTTAACCATCATTTTTTCTCTAAACTCTGGATTAACTAAAATGTTTTCTTTCTTATAGAGAACCCATTCTTCAAAAGATTTGGAACCTTTAGATGTATTTGCAGCTTCACTCAGTCCCACAAAGTTATCTATAAAATTTGCAATTTCTTTCTGTTGCTCCAAAGATAACTTCTCAATCCCTTCCATTCTACTTATTTTATCTAAAGATACTATGTGATCAGCATGTAGCTTTTTATCAATAATTTTTCCCGGTAAAGCAAAGTCTTCAGTTCCAATGATTTCATCAATATTTTTATTAATTTCTTTTTGCACTTTTGAGGAAGGTGATGCTCGTCGTAACTTTGAGTAGGTACTGTCGGATATTCTCCGTTCTCCATACCTCGCTGCACCACCCACAGTTTTATCTATTAAATCTCCAGCTGGTTTAGCAAACAACCTTCCCAAATCTTTCACTTTATAGGGCTCTTCAAAATGAAACCCAAGTCCAGATCCAGGCATGCCTGCTATTTCCATAGCTCGACGAGCCTTTGGGAAAATCGGGATGTTCATGA
This genomic stretch from Fictibacillus marinisediminis harbors:
- a CDS encoding Fur-regulated basic protein FbpA, with product MEQKKQVLISKLIDAGYYKSENGHLHELSVEELLKEYQTLKLKALYQ
- a CDS encoding LrgB family protein; this encodes MSMMFGNAMMSIVTTSLAYLFGLKVYRKSNHNVWLNPLYTVTLLLFLLLPFLHMDVKTYEKGSCIFSILLQTAIVSLAIPVYKQYPLIKKNIKKITVGIVSGGLAGVVSACAFAVLLGFKGNVVASLLPKAATLPVALSVSNSLGGTASLTILFVLFSALFSLIVGPRVLDRCNIKSKTARGLAMGVSAQALGANRSFQWGEEEGVMGSVGMTTTAVLVSVFIPAGMIIIAYL
- a CDS encoding CidA/LrgA family protein, producing the protein MKTLLWQFGIILMALGAGNAAASFFHLPLSGSIIGMFLLLLGLLMGIVKLEWVEGAANYHLRHMTLLFIPPVVGLLLNWGTVHVQIWKVLLVLSLSSLCILLGTGFSVEYYEKRKRRRNR
- a CDS encoding MerR family transcriptional regulator; translated protein: MSNESSSYKEKKVISIGTVKDLTGLSVRQIRYYEERNLIFPARTEKGTRKYSFSDVEMLMSIADKREDGVQTHEIRKELKKAEERTRKEQLRDTMIRGQLNAHFNMIKR
- a CDS encoding APC family permease encodes the protein MAADQSNGKFKRRLSTLDLTFLGLGSIIGSGWLYAAATGAQYAGPYAWISWLIGAVIIMFIGLVYAELGAAIPVAGGFVRYPDFTHGSIVGFLIGFISMLAYSAVISIESQAVRGYLEYWFDALGHKDGTPTFAGFAVQIGLILLFFFLNYWSVALFGKINTFLTVFKFVVPSIIIIVLFMHFDASNFAVSGAQPGGAKGIFAAVTGAGIVFAFNGFRQPIEFAGEAKRPEKSIPFAIIYAVLIGLLVYMLLQIAYIGAVPSNMLDKGWSGLHFDSPWADLASALGIVWLANLVLVDAVISPSATGNIYFSATARSLFAWAKNGYFFKIFQKIDKKSGLPRAALWLTLALAIIWMLPYRFQAWADLVDASTSLKALTFVVGPVSLMSLRHKVPELKRPFLLKAANIVTPLAFVGATLVIYWSKWKVVSFIIPIIILSLILYFIFAYREASYSKERVRLHLKSGCWLIIYYLFLLAMSFVGSYGPGTRADHLIHAPWDTLVTGVLSLIFYYWGVHSALDDPEIKMDDVESTH
- the dhaK gene encoding dihydroxyacetone kinase subunit DhaK; this translates as MDKLMQDPNQFVSDIVDGLVRSHPDQYEKVESVNVIKRKGGTPSGHVGLVSGGGSGHEPAHAGYVGDGMLSAAVCGEIFTSPTPDMVLEGIKAADGGSGVLLIVKNYSGDVMNFDMARELAELEGIQTETVIVNDDIAIKNHDDRRGVAGTVFVHKIAGAAAAAGKPLKEVKEIAEKAIRQVRSIGMALSPCYMPESGKPGFELHEDEMEIGIGIHGEKGIERKPISSIKEIVAQLLDKLTSEVTDKRIAVMVNGMGGTPVSELYLTYKYVSEQLEQQEYKIERSYTGNYMTALEMHGFSITLLAVDDELLGYLDAPSNTIGFPVRGE
- the dhaL gene encoding dihydroxyacetone kinase subunit DhaL yields the protein MKLTAEGLQKALLQTADQIEQQKDELTDLDREIGDGDHGINMSRGFQAVKKELQNKESFEDLGELSKLVGMTLIKTVGGASGPLFGTVFVKFAAKWNGKDAVEGDELYNGFKEAVDGIAARGKSQAGQKTMLDVWVPFTEALKSDEPLETVIEKALGDTKELKATKGRASYFGDASKGVQDPGALSSSFLLRQFAEVLNG
- the dhaM gene encoding dihydroxyacetone kinase phosphoryl donor subunit DhaM, with amino-acid sequence MVNLILVSHSEKLADGLKELLAEMAADVEIHNAAGLEGGKIGTDVSRIEEAFSSVTDDAIILTDIGSATMNAEMALELYTGDRTIQFVDVPLVEGAFLAAVQSGQGQSVEEIVKALEGEFSK
- a CDS encoding SMI1/KNR4 family protein; translation: MDKITFLKEYRKNIKLVSNEEIEALNKNDLPNEWLDIFKDTSNDSRKSRLMNLWESICGMELKNTISYLTERLVDVDLVLDNDSYAILYSVQSENNEILYYEGGAPESISKNSELQKHYSHIPVSVKDFYEKLHNGFFYFPSRAMGLVRLQNISCFENFEWGIIEDLEEPLAINLNSTFGFFENGMGGYVAINMQDNSDDKATLWFTNDQPEYNLNFWDVVDEWIVIGLQDV
- a CDS encoding pre-toxin TG domain-containing protein: MSQINVKPDELEALANDIEKLEDQCDDIQDALKWNYNLLHATYWDIDNTHAGGLYHSLIQKLDHYKALLNNAQEVVKRTEAQFREADQGWFGKAKEWGMELVGVNDVVRIFAEYDPVTGEKLDGWDRLQAVGWTALTIFPPAKLAGLGGKAIIKGAKVLKMGDKAIEAFRGMVKVLHPDVIKNAFRSALKGVMNIPIFPKARRAMEIAGMPGSGLGFHFEEPYKVKDLGRLFAKPAGDLIDKTVGGAARYGERRISDSTYSKLRRASPSSKVQKEINKNIDEIIGTEDFALPGKIIDKKLHADHIVSLDKISRMEGIEKLSLEQQKEIANFIDNFVGLSEAANTSKGSKSFEEWVLYKKENILVNPEFREKMMVKEKELVPRIQQMINEFYKE